The proteins below come from a single Mytilus edulis chromosome 5, xbMytEdul2.2, whole genome shotgun sequence genomic window:
- the LOC139524696 gene encoding uncharacterized protein, producing the protein MIYLVYLVIGFASCIFQVSTQQPEIAVPPGVTAGFTVDLTCSYPVEVNKTRTFKWYVNDTLLPDSRHNIIHQHTLRFLVKKTDAYNVYKCRVEVITTASQDKIGFHKTITLHPKYPPTIHMQPSYVCNRLQNINLSCEVEGNPAKYTFSDWEHRVGGTVIRHLPGDIIDNIFYLKLLQCTYQDTGTYYCTVGNNVTHPNNTKTSVASVDFKVKDYPVVIGHSIVNTKYNYDIMISYYSYPMATQQKLYRDGIQLVFRKFSQNMDIPFLIRRKIVPIEGTVLVINVSNTGDYRYVIDNDYGSVNGTVDVWSRKMPTVHSGLSADEPLLCSFMSLGFQLQVVIIVVTGVVVCVVVLAVAMIVICRCGSSDSSRDKIKETQKERRLTRVRSVLEDGTVVYDEVDDSKWTQAKKERKEKKAKKKKIVNCHVPEAYEDVGVKNPGQSYEMLHKHNSKSKPFFRKKSSKVAKRMEILTTSGPKGTHENLYSTNSSNPDHYDNTEITSDVKTSLSKDEIPLPKRGYRNESIIVYDDATSNSKLNTSCKAIVHEPSEYITMKPKCLEETSFKNKESSSMKDNEYTSMKNKELASKQSNESKEKDDNDTDEALYVNLKLA; encoded by the exons atgatatatttggtgtatttagTGATAGGATTTGCAAGTTGCATCTTTCAGG TCTCGACACAGCAACCAGAGATAGCAGTACCACCAGGAGTAACTGCTGGTTTTACAGTAGATTTAACTTGTTCATATCCTGTTGAGGTAAACAAGACCAGAACATTTAAATGGTATGTAAACGACACATTGTTACCCGATTCCAGGCATAATATTATACACCAGCATACTCTTCGGTTTCTGGTCAAGAAGACGGATGCATATAATGTCTACAAGTGCAGGGTAGAAGTAATTACTACAGCAAGCCAGGACAAAATTGGGTTTCATAAAACCATAACGCTGCATCCAAAAT ACCCACCTACTATTCATATGCAACCATCCTACGTCTGCAACAGGttacaaaatatcaatttgagCTGTGAAGTGGAGGGTAACCCAGCAAAGTATACGTTTAGTGACTGGGAACATCGTGTTGGTGGTACCGTTATTCGACACCTCCCGGGAGATATCATTGACAACATTTTTTACCTGAAGTTGTTACAATGTACTTATCAGGATACAGGGACGTACTACTGCACAGTCGGGAACAATGTGACTCATCCCAATAATACAAAGACTTCTGTTGCTTCTGTTGATTTTAAGGTTAAAG ATTATCCTGTAGTCATCGGACATAGCATAGTAAACACCAAATACAATTATGATATTATGATATCGTATTATTCATATCCAATGGCTACACAACAAAAACTCTACCGTGATGGCATTCAACTTGTCTTCCGTAAATTCTCTCAAAACATGGATATCCCATTCTTGATTCGCAGAAAAATTGTACCGATAGAGGGCACTGTTCTAGTGATCAACGTATCTAACACGGGGGATTACAGATATGTTATCGATAACGATTACGGATCGGTCAATGGAACAGTAGATGTTTGGAGTAGAAAGATGCCAACGGTCCATTCAG GATTATCGGCAGACGAACCACTACTGTGTTCGTTTATGTCCCTTGGATTTCAACTTCAAGTTGTGATCATCGTTGTGACTGGAGTTGTGGTGTGTGTTGTCGTCCTGGCTGTTGCTATGATAGTCATTTGTCGCTGTGGAAGCTCTG ATTCTTCTCGTGACAAAATAAAAGAAACGCAAAAGGAAAGAAGATTAACAAG AGTAAGAAGTGTACTGGAAGATGGAACGGTAGTTTATGATGAGGTCGATGATTCAAAATGGACACAAG caaagaaagaaagaaaagaaaagaaagcaaAGAAGAAGAAAATTGTTAACTG TCATGTACCTGAGGCATATGAGGATGTAGGTGTAAAGAATCCCGGGCAGAGTTATGAAATGTTACATAAACACAACAGTAAATCAAAAC CATTTTTCCGCAAAAAGTCTTCCAAAGTTGCGAAAAG GATGGAAATACTGACAACTAGCGGTCCAAAGGGCACTCATGAAAACCTATACTCAACAAATTCTTCAAACCCCGATCACTATGATAATACAGAGATTACATCGGACGTTAAAACAAGTTTGTCTAAGGATGAAATACCACTTCCAAAGAGAGGGTATAGGAATGAAAGTATTATTGTATACGATGATGCGACCTCAAATAGCAAGTTAAACACAAGCTGCAAAGCTATTGTTCATGAACCAAGCGAGTATATTACCATGAAACCTAAGTGTTTGGAGGAAACAAGTTTCAAGAATAAGGAGAGTTCAAGTATGAAGGATAATGAGTATACCAGTATGAAGAATAAGGAACTTGCAAGTAAACAATCAAATG AGTCAAAAGAAAAAGACGATAATGATACTGACGAAGCCCTATATGTAAACTTGAAGCTTGCATAA